In a single window of the Mugil cephalus isolate CIBA_MC_2020 chromosome 6, CIBA_Mcephalus_1.1, whole genome shotgun sequence genome:
- the s1pr4 gene encoding sphingosine 1-phosphate receptor 4, with protein sequence MSILSSLTSPTSCPHLYQLLSHPGNTTAAASGISHVILRHYNHTGRLQNRTISDSQNHISTATAAFLFFSIFIILENFLVLVAVISRIRHSRRWVYVCIANITLSDLLTGTAYLVNICMSGNQTFRLTPALWLFREGMLFVALAASIFSLLLIAVERYTTMMKPLPQKSTTKTYYRIYGLVALCWVMALVIGFLPLLGWNCVCSLEGCSTLLPLYSKTYIFFSLIIFFLILLAIGVLYGAIYCHVHKSTQLGPQRSRKRSLALLKTVITIVGVFLVCWGPLFMLLMVDFFCSSRQCALLYSADFCIALAILNSALNPIIYALGSSDMRKAIAELLCCCCLKVGLCHPDKFTSKETSSTSESRRDSLRNSFNKVRSLSLVSPPSTPSKPRRAPRKSRLSTTTSCLSVSSG encoded by the coding sequence ATGAGTATCTTGTCCTCTCTTACTTCCCCCACCTCCTGCCCTCACTTGTACCAGTTACTCAGTCACCCCGGTAATACTACCGCTGCAGCCAGTGGGATTAGCCATGTGATCCTGCGGCATTATAACCACACCGGCCGCCTGCAGAACAGGACCATCTCAGACAGTCAGAACCACATCAGTACCGCCACGGCCgctttcctcttcttcagcaTTTTCATCATCCTGGAGAATTTCCTGGTGCTGGTGGCCGTCATATCCCGCATCCGCCACAGCCGGCGCTGGGTTTATGTCTGCATTGCCAACATCACACTCAGTGATCTCCTGACTGGTACTGCCTACCTTGTCAACATCTGTATGTCTGGCAACCAGACTTTTCGTCTCACCCCTGCTCTGTGGCTCTTCAGGGAGGGCATGCTGTTTGTGGCCCTGGCAGCATCTATATTCAGTTTGCTACTGATTGCAGTGGAGCGTTACACCACCATGATGAAACCACTGCCGCAGAAGTCCACCACGAAGACCTACTATCGGATCTATGGGTTGGTGGCGCTTTGCTGGGTCATGGCGCTCGTGATTGGCTTCCTCCCCTTGCTGGGCTGGAACTGTGTGTGCAGCCTGGAAGGATgctccaccctcctccctctctatTCCAAGACCTACATCTTTTTCTCCctcatcatcttcttcctcatcctcttgGCAATTGGCGTGCTCTACGGTGCCATCTACTGCCACGTGCACAAGAGCACTCAGCTGGGTCCCCAACGCAGCCGCAAGCGCTCCTTGGCTCTTCTTAAGACTGTCATCACCATTGTCGGGGTCTTCTTGGTCTGCTGGGGGCCACTGTTCATGCTGTTAATGGTGGATTTCTTCTGTTCATCACGTCAGTGCGCACTGCTGTACAGCGCTGACTTTTGCATCGCCCTGGCTATCCTTAACTCAGCTCTGAATCCCATCATCTACGCCCTGGGCAGCAGCGACATGAGGAAGGCTATTGCTGAGctactgtgctgctgctgcctaaAGGTCGGCCTCTGTCACCCAGACAAATTCACATCCAAGGAGACCAGCAGCACCTCAGAGAGCAGGAGGGACAGTCTGAGAAACAGCTTTAACAAGGTCCGGAGTTTGAGCTTGGTCTCCCCACCGTCAACCCCAAGCAAGCCTCGCAGGGCACCCAGAAAATCTAGGCTGAGCACCACCACCAGCTGCCTGTCGGTTTCCAGTGGTTAA